A genomic segment from Nicotiana tabacum cultivar K326 chromosome 7, ASM71507v2, whole genome shotgun sequence encodes:
- the LOC107820818 gene encoding AAA-ATPase At4g25835, with protein sequence MEILSQIWSFLGLLTVLQNILPTQLLSVLHSCYESIQDFFSPYSYFEIPEFNGYCGVDVNDLYRHVNLYLNSINSSSTCPRLTLSRSKSSKSISYTLAPNHTVNDTFCGHHFSWTHQVDNVQDSVEEKRSFTLKLPKRHRLELLKPYLEHVTARAEEFERVSRERRLFTNNGHGSYESGWSSVPFRHPSTFETLALEPELKTQLMDDLTAFSEGKDFYHKIGRAWKRGYLLYGPPGSGKSSLIAAMANFLCYDVYDLELSKVSDNSELRALLIQTTNRSIIVIEDIDCSINLTGDRMTKTRNNHSMHKKNRHVIGDNAEDNGRVTLSGLLNFTDGLWSCCGEEKVIVFTTNHKDNVDPALVRCGRMDMHVSLGTCGMHAFKVLVKNYLGLDSHALFDVVESCIRSGGTPTPAHIGEILLRNRRDADVAVKSVLTAMQAKILGADMDATEGGHEYDDMARSPESIARRLMESPDNWPEGSPEKKKKKEGSTWEKNVKFLVRLRSLTKSDSGRRGV encoded by the coding sequence ATGGAGATATTGTCTCAAATCTGGTCTTTCTTGGGACTTCTAACGGTGCTTCAAAACATTTTGCCTACTCAGCTTTTATCCGTGCTTCACTCTTGCTATGAATCTATTCAAGATTTCTTCAGCCCTTATTCTTACTTCGAAATCCCTGAATTCAATGGCTATTGTGGTGTTGACGTTAACGATCTTTATCGACACGTTAACCTTTACTTGAACTCCATCAATTCCTCATCCACTTGCCCTCGTCTTACACTCTCGCGCTCTAAATCTTCCAAAAGCATTTCGTACACATTGGCTCCTAATCACACCGTTAATGACACCTTCTGTGGGCACCACTTTTCGTGGACACACCAAGTCGACAACGTTCAGGACTCCGTCGAAGAAAAGCGTAGCTTCACCCTCAAACTTCCTAAACGCCATCGCCTCGAGCTCCTCAAACCTTACCTCGAGCATGTAACTGCTCGAGCTGAGGAGTTCGAGAGGGTTTCTCGTGAAAGGAGACTCTTCACGAACAACGGTCATGGTTCGTATGAATCTGGCTGGTCCTCTGTCCCTTTCCGCCACCCTTCCACGTTCGAGACACTCGCCCTCGAGCCGGAGCTAAAGACACAACTCATGGATGACCTAACTGCATTTTCAGAAGGAAAAGACTTCTACCACAAAATTGGGCGTGCATGGAAGCGTGGCTACTTGCTATATGGACCTCCAGGTTCTGGAAAATCGAGCCTCATTGCTGCCATGGCGAACTTTCTTTGCTACGACGTGTATGATCTCGAGCTTAGCAAAGTCTCAGATAATTCTGAACTAAGAGCTTTACTCATACAAACAACTAATCGGTCCATCATTGTCATTGAGGATATAGATTGTTCTATTAACTTAACGGGCGATAGGATGACGAAAACGAGGAATAACCATTCCATGCACAAGAAGAACCGGCATGTCATCGGCGATAATGCAGAAGATAACGGACGGGTGACATTATCGGGCTTGTTGAATTTCACCGATGGACTATGGTCATGTTGTGGAGAAGAGAAGGTAATAGTTTTCACTACAAACCATAAGGACAATGTAGACCCGGCGTTAGTTAGATGTGGGCGAATGGACATGCATGTTAGCCTTGGCACGTGCGGGATGCATGCCTTCAAGGTCTTGGTGAAGAACTACTTAGGGCTGGACTCGCACGCTTTGTTTGACGTGGTGGAGAGCTGCATAAGGTCAGGTGGGACCCCCACGCCAGCTCATATTGGAGAGATCTTGTTGAGGAATAGAAGGGATGCTGATGTGGCAGTAAAGTCAGTGTTGACTGCCATGCAAGCGAAGATTCTAGGTGCTGACATGGATGCCACGGAGGGTGGACACGAATATGATGACATGGCAAGGTCACCGGAGAGCATAGCTCGGAGGTTGATGGAGTCACCGGATAATTGGCCAGAAGGTTCgccggagaagaagaagaagaaagaagggtCAACATGGGAGAAAAATGTCAAATTCTTAGTAAGACTTAGATCGTTGACCAAGTCTGACTCAGGAAGAAGGGGTGTATAA